The Rhodopirellula islandica genome segment CTACGCGGTGGCGACCGCTTGTGCCAGTGCCACCAACGCGATGGGCGATGCCCTTCGCAGCATTCGCGGTGGCGAAACCGATGTCGTGATCACCGGCGGAACCGAAGCGGCGATCACTCGCATGGGATTGGCTGCGTTCCAAAACATGAAGGCCCTGTCGACGCGGAATGACGACCCACAACGAGCCAGTCGCCCGTTCGATTCCGACCGCGATGGATTTGTGTTGGCTGAAGGCGCCGGTCTGCTTGTGTTTGAAGAACTTGAGCACGCTCAAGCTCGAGGCGCGAAGATTTACGCAGAAGTTTTGGGCTATGGCACCACCAGCGATGCCGGCCACATCACCGCTCCCGACCCAGAAGGATTGGGAGCTGCCGCCGCGATGCGCGCTGCAATTCAGGACAGTGGCCGCGCGGCCCACGAAATCGATTACATTAATGCTCACGGGACAAGCACACCCTTGGGTGACAAAGCTGAAACTCGCGCGATCCATACCGTTTTGGGTGACCACGCCCCCAACGTTGCCATCAGCAGCACCAAGAGCGCCCTCGGGCACTCCTTGGGTGCTAGCGGCGGGATCGAAGCAGTCATCCTTTGTCAAACCATTCAGAACAATGTGATTGCCCCCACCATTAATCTCGACACGCCAGATCCAAGTTGCGACCTCGACTACGTCCCCAATCAACCTCGGGAACAAAAAGTTGACCTCGCAATGAGCAACAGCTTCGGATTTGGCGGTCATAACGCGTGCGTTCTCTTTGGACGATTCTCCCATGACGGCTCTTGATAATCTGAACTCCGACTTGTTCGATCCCAATGCATCACCCCAGGAGGACGCTGGTCCCGAACCAGTCGTTTACTTGGTCGACGATCAACAAGCCGAATTGGACCTGTTGCAACGCTGGTGTTCTCAAGAAGGCTTGAAGACTGAAACTTTCAATCAGGCCGAAGATCTTCTCAAAGTCTTGCATGCCGAATCCCACGGCTGTGTCGTTGCCGACCTGCGGATGCCGCGACTGAGCGGCTTGGAACTGCAAGCCGAAATGTCTCGCCGGGAACTGACCGTTCCTGTGATCTTGGTGACCGGGCACGGCGATGCGGAAAACTGCCGAGCGGCATTCCAGCAAGGCGTTTTCGACTTCATCGAAAAGGGATTCCGGCACGAAGAGATCCTGCATGCGATCAACAGCGCCATTCGCAAACACCGTCGCGATCGCTTTCGGCATCAAGTTCGCAAGGAAGCTCTCGACCTGCTGCGGAAAATCTCGCCTCGCGAAACCGAAGTCATGCTGCTGCTGGCCGGTGGGTCGCCACTCAAAGGCATCGCTCAGGAACTCAGCATCAGCGTCCAAACGGCGTCGAAACACCGTGGCAGCATTTTCACCAAGCTGAACATCGACAACGAAGTTGACCTCTACAAGATGCTGTTGGCAGCCGAAGTCAACTTGGATGCAGGGCCTGCCGCATTGGTCCCGCCTGCTCCCTGATTGAATGTCCCCTTCATCACGCGGTTCATTCTGTGGACCGCATGGATGAACCGCAGCGGAACCAAATCAGCCAGTTCATTCAGCTGGCAAATCCAGCGTGCGGTCCGCGGGGAATATTCGCAGTGTCCCCCGGACTCCAGGTCGCGCCTTGCGATCTGGATTTCGCAAGCTTGCCCACATCCGAACTTGTGAGTTCACCGGGTGAAGTTCCAATGACACAAACGTCACTTCACCACGCAGCACGGTGATGTTTTCTTGACCGTTGATGGATTCGGTCCACTCGAATTCAACCGCTCGGCCGTTCAGTTCGGCTCCGTGCTGGCGTCCGTCGACGAACCCGCTGACACGAATCGGATCCAATGAGATCAAACGCAGCAGTGGTTGGCCGGCATCCACCCACTCGCCGGGAGAGACCGTCACTTCCGCCACGCTTCCAGAGAGCGGTGACTCCAGGCGATGCTCCGCCACCCGAAGTTCCGCCATTCTGACGAGCGACTGTTTTTCGTTCGCGTTGGCTTCT includes the following:
- the fabF gene encoding beta-ketoacyl-ACP synthase II; its protein translation is MTDASTTPSYDPSKSRRVVITGLGTVTPLGSDVATLWSALLAGKSGIHELSIMDTSKYKVHFGGDIPDFNVADHVEAKEAKRLDRFTQFAVHAGAQAVLDSGIDWDKTDRKRCGVILGSGIGGLNEIEEQIERMLNKGPDRVSPFTVPKMMVNAAGGNISIRYGLKGPNYAVATACASATNAMGDALRSIRGGETDVVITGGTEAAITRMGLAAFQNMKALSTRNDDPQRASRPFDSDRDGFVLAEGAGLLVFEELEHAQARGAKIYAEVLGYGTTSDAGHITAPDPEGLGAAAAMRAAIQDSGRAAHEIDYINAHGTSTPLGDKAETRAIHTVLGDHAPNVAISSTKSALGHSLGASGGIEAVILCQTIQNNVIAPTINLDTPDPSCDLDYVPNQPREQKVDLAMSNSFGFGGHNACVLFGRFSHDGS
- a CDS encoding response regulator transcription factor; the protein is MTALDNLNSDLFDPNASPQEDAGPEPVVYLVDDQQAELDLLQRWCSQEGLKTETFNQAEDLLKVLHAESHGCVVADLRMPRLSGLELQAEMSRRELTVPVILVTGHGDAENCRAAFQQGVFDFIEKGFRHEEILHAINSAIRKHRRDRFRHQVRKEALDLLRKISPRETEVMLLLAGGSPLKGIAQELSISVQTASKHRGSIFTKLNIDNEVDLYKMLLAAEVNLDAGPAALVPPAP